The Meiothermus sp. genome segment GGCCGTGACCTATCTGGAATACGAAGCCTATCCGGGCATGGCGGAGAAAGTGATGCAGCAGATCATCGCTGAGATGCGCGAACGTTGGGTATTGGGCCGGGTGGCCTTGTGGCACCGTTTGGGCCGGGTGATGCCCAGCGAAGGTTCCATTCTGATTGTGGTCTCGGCCCCCCACCGCCCCGAAGCCTTCGAGGCTTGCCGCTACGCAATTGAGCGGGTCAAGCAAGTTCTACCGGTGTGGAAGAAAGAATTCCTGCCCGATGGGTCTCACTGGGTGGAGGGGCATACACCCGAAGAATTCAAGCTCTAGCGCAGTAGCAGATGACCAAACGCCGAAGGCTAACTGCTCCAAAAAAGCCCACGCTTCCAGGCTGGTCAGCAAACAATGCTGTGGTCCATAACGTGACTTTATCGAACTTTCAATCTGTAACTTTAAGCAGCCGAGTGATGTATGAGAAACTCCGCTCTGGACTGAGTATCTGCACCCGCTCAATTGAGTTAGACCGTGTTGGACAAACCCAGAAACCTGTGCTATAACTAACAGGTATGTCTCAGCTTAGGGTCTAGTATCCCTGGGGAGGCAACCCGTCGCGCAGACCATCCCAACACCAAACCCAGAGCAGTCTGGGTGGGAATCTTGGCGCGACAGAAGGTAAAGGCAGAGAGGAAACAGGCGAATGGAAGACCAAGCTACCCAGACTCCAGTGGAAACTGGAAATGAGCCCCAAGTTTTTAGCATGGAGCAAGCCCTGCAAGACGCAGAGGCAAGGCTCGAGAAGACCGTCCAGCGCGGCCAGATTGTCACCGGCACGGTGGTGTTCGTCACCAACGACGGGGTAATGGTGGACATTGGCGCGCGCACCGAAGCCATCATTCCGCTCAACCAGCTCACCGAGGAGAACCTGCCCGAGGAGGAACTCAAAAATCTCCTCAAGCCGGGCGACACCGTGACCGCCTACGTGGTGCGGGCCGACCTCGAGAACGGCCAGGTGGTGCTTTCCAAAAAGCGGGCCGAGGCCGACCAAAGCTGGGTCAAGATTCAGACCCTGTTTGACCAGGGCGAGCCGGTAATGGTGGAAGTGAAGGAAAAAGTCAAAGGGGGTCTGGTCGCTACTGTCGAAGGGATTCGCGCCTTCCTGCCTGCCAGCCAGGTAGATCTCAAACGCACCCCAGAGCTCGACGAGTATGTGGGTCAGCGCTTCCTGGTCAAAATCATCGAACTCAACCGCAAGAAGGGCCGGGTCATCCTGTCGCGCCGCACCGTACTGGAAACCGAGCAAAAAGCCGCCCGCAGCCAGATTCTTTCCAGCCTGAAGGAAGGCGATATCGTCGAGGGCCAGGTGGTCGAAGTCACCGAGTTTGGCGTGTTCGTGGCCCTGGGCGGGGTAGATGGCCTGGTACACCGCAGCGAGATCACCTGGGGCCGTTTCAACCACCCCAAGGATGTAGTACAAAAGGGCCAGACCGTGAAGGCCAAGGTGCTCTCGGTAGATACCGAGCGGGAGCGGGTCAACCTCTCCATGAAGGCCCTTACCGAAGACCCCTGGCTGACCGTTTCAGAAAAGCACCCCATCGGCTCCAAGCTCACTGGTAAGGTCGTGGGCCTGACCCAGTTCGGGGCCTTTGTGGAAGTGGAGCCGGGCCTCGAGGGCCTCATCCACATCTCCGAGCTGTCCTGGACCAAGCGCCCCAAGCACCCCAGCGAAATCTTGAAGGAAGGCCAGGTGGTTGAAGCCCAGGTGCTGCGCATAGACCCCGCCGAGCGCCGTCTCTCGCTGGGCCTGAAGCAAACCCAGCCTGACCCCTGGAAGAGCCTGCCCGACCGCTTCCCACCCGGTACCCCGGTCAAGGGCAAGGTCACGGGCCTGACCGACTTTGGGGTTTTCGTGGAGATCGAGCCCGGCATCGAAGGGCTCATTCACGTCTCCGAGCTGGCCTACGAGCGCGTCGAGAAGCCCTCCGAGCTGTTCAAGAAAGGCGACGAAGTCGAGGCGGCCATCCTGCAGATTGACCCCGTGGAGCAGCGCATCAGCCTCTCGCGCAAGCGCCTCCTGACCCCACCGCCCCAGGCAGTAAGCATCCCCGGCGACGAAGAGGGCGAAGGCCGCAAGGGCCGCCGCGAGGGCAAGGGCGGCGAGCGTCCCAAGCGTCCAAAAGGCAAGGGGGGCCCCCGCGAAGGGCGCGGCCGCGAGCGCGATTTCGACTATGGGGGTGCTTCTGGCGCAGCCGCCTACACCAACTATGACCCCAGCGTGGTCTCTGCATCCACAACCAACGTGAAGCTCGGCGACGTGTTCGGCGACCTCCTGAGCCAGCTTAGCCTGGAAGAGGACAAGGACAAAGAAAAAGCCTGATGCTGATCTCTCAAGAAAAGCCGCTCGCGGGCGGCTTTTCTTATGGCCAAGCTCTTTGCCCTACAAACCCACAAACCGTCCTTCCTCCTGCAACACCTCTCCATCAGCCAACAGACGCCCCCCCTGGCGCAAGTCCAGAATCAAGTCCCAGTGGATCGAGGAGGCGTTGGTACCGCCGGTCTCGGGGTAGCTTTGCCCCAGGGCCAGGTGCACCGTGCCGCCGATTTTTTCGTCGTAGAGGATAAGGCCGGTGGGGCGGTTAATGCCGAAGTTCGTGCCGATGCCCAGCTCGCCCAGGCAGCGCGCGCCGGGGTCGGCCTCGAGCATCCTGTGAAGGTACGCCTCCCCCGCCAAGGCGCTGGCTTCCACCACCCGCCCCTCGCGAAAGCGCAGGCGCACCCCCTCCACCCGCTGCCCCGAGACCACCACCGGCAGGTTGAAGCGGATCTCGCCCTCGGCGGAGGTTTCGAGGGGCCCGGTGAACACCTCGCCCGAAGGCATGTTGCGCTTGCCATCGGAGTTGATCCACTTTCGCCCCTCCACCCGAAGCCGCAGGTCGGTTCCATCTGCCTGGATACGAATTTCCTTCACCTTTTGCAGCCGCTCGATAAGGGCCGCCTGGAAGGCCGACAAAGCGCGCCAGGACGCAATGGGGTTGAGGCGGTCGAGATACAAAGCCCGCTCCACAAAGGCCCGAAAGCCCGCCGTGGACATGCCGGCCTGCTGGGCATAACCGGCAGTAGGGTAGAGCGTCAGGCACCAGCGCTTACGCGCCCGTGTTTGCGCGTAAGGCCGCCATCCGGTGCGAAACTGGGCCAGGCGGGCCGGGGGCACCTCGGCGAGCTCGAGGGGGTTCTGGGCACTCTCGATGCGCAGGCTGGCGTCCACGTGTTCCATGAGCCGCAACTGGGGCAGGGGCGGCTGGTTGAGCCAGGCTTCCCCGTACAGAAAAAAGGGCCTCGAGGTCGCCGCAGGAAAGATTTGCACAAGGGGGTAGGCCCCGCGCTGCAAGGCCACCGCTTGCAGGGCCTCGAGCAGGGGTAGGGCCGGCGGTTCGGCTTCAATCAGAACCGTCTGGCCGGGCTGCAAGTCCAGGCAGTACTCGGCCAACAGGGCCGCAAAACGGGTTTCCATATCCTCCAGTTATACCCGCTTAGACGTAAAACCACGACCCGCCAAACAAGATTAAGTGCGAACCACAACGCCTAAATTGAACGATCATTTCACACAATTTGGCCTACTTTACTCTCTCTCTTGCGCACATGCACGTAAAATTCGCCACTTCTGCGCTATGATGTAGAAAGCATGAGCGAAGTCAAAATCACCCCGTTGGCCCGTCGTCTGGCGGAAGAAAACGGCATAGATTGGCGTCAAATTAAAGGCACCGGCCCCGATGGCACGGTAGTCGAACGCGACATTCTGGCCTTCCTAGCAAAGGTCATGGCGGGCGAGGTTAATCTGCCCCCGGCCCCCGAAGAAACAGCGCCTCACACGGGTGCTATCCCCAACATGACCCAAGCCCAGGCAGCCTTGCAGAAGGAGGGGGTACAGCTGGGCGACCTGGTGCCCTCGCCTGCACCGACCCCGTCTCCCCTATCGGCGGCGCCCACCATGGACGATATCGAGTTTGACCTCGACCTCGACCTGGACGCCCCGGCCCCTCCGGTACCCCCAGCCGCCGAAGCCTTCGAAGAAGCGCCCACGCTGGCCCCTGAGCCTCCGCTGGTGCCGAATTTCGACGAGCCAGAGCCTTTGGTCGCTAGCGAGCCCCTGCCCACGCTGCAATGGGAGGAACCAGAGCCCGCCCCAGCCCCGGTAGCGCCGCTTCCCGAGGTGAACCCCGAGTTGGCCGGCCTGCCGCCCCTCCCTACCGAGACCGACCTGGCGCCCCCCAGCAGTGCGCCCAAGCTCATCTGGGAAACCCAGGAGGTCATAACCGCCCCCGAGGCGCCCACCCCTCCGCCCAGCCCCCTGCAGGCGGGGATGAGCTTCAGCAACGCTCCCGAACCCGAAGTTGCTCCGGCCCCTGCATATCAAACCCCGGTAGAGGCCCCACCCGTTGCATCCAGGCAGCAGGAGGCCTCGTCCATACCACCGGTGGAACGGGAGGTATCGCAGATGCCCTTCACAGCGCAAGAGGCGGCCCCTGCTTCGCCGGTGGAGCCGCCGGCAGCCCCGCAGCCCGAACCCGTGGCACCGCCCATAGCGCCTGCGCCCACGGGCGTGGCAGCTATACCCAGTACAGAAACCACCCCCCTCCCCAAAATGCTGCGGGTACAGGCCTGGCAACGCCTGGTGGAAATTGGCCCGGCCCAAAGCGCCGCCCAGACCCTGAGCGAGGCCTGGCGCATGGAGGTGGGGGTGGATGCCCTGCTGTACCGTGCAGCGGACAAGGCCCTGGCCGACACCCAGACCCCAATGCGCCCTACCAAGGGCAGCCTCGAGGGCGACACACTGAAAAGCCTGCGGGTGGCTCCCGCGCAGTCGTTGCGCGGAGCCCTGGACTCTTTGCGGATGGCCGCCGACCCCGCCGAGGGGCTGGTGGTGCTCTCGCTGGTAGACAGCGCTTTTGATCAGGTCATCTTCCCCGGCCTGTCAACCCTTACCCTGGGCCGGGCTAGCGGGGGCCACGCCCTGCTGACCCTAAGCGGCGACCTGGGCACCGAACTGGCCGGAAAGCTGCTGGAGCGGGTGGCCTACTACCTCGAGCGGCCCATCCTGCTGGCCTGAACCGTACTTTTATCAAGCGATCGGGTCGGCCAGGGGCCGACCTTTTTTCTTGAGGTTTTCTGAATCTTGGAAGATCTGTCCCCGCAACCTGGGTAACATGGGGGTTGATGAAGCGCTTTCTGAGTCTCCTGGTCATCTTGAGCATCTTCACCCTGACCCCTGCCCTAGCCCAGTTGGGCAGCTTTGTGAGCGTCCGCGCCGTGAGTGGGCTGGGCCTGGCGGCGGGCTACGGCACCCTGGGGGCCGAGGTCGAGTGGCTCGACCCCTTTACGGTGGTCTACCCCCGTGGCAGCCTGGCCTACATGGTGGGGGGTGGGGTCTGGTTGGGCGGAAGCGTAACGGGGGGCAGTTTGCAGGCAGGAGCTGCGCTCTACTCCGGCCCAGACCGCGAGGGGTTGTTTGGCGCCGTGCGCGGCGGGGGGGCCATTGTGGCCGACAACGCTACCCGGGTAGGCACACTGTTTGGCACCCTCTCGCTAAGTGGGGGCTACCGCCTGGTTAGCGGGCCGCTCGAGCTAGGCTTGGAGGGCGGCATTTTCTTCGCTAGCACCGACATCAACGCCACGCAGAGCCTGCTCTACATCACCCCCACCCTGGCCATCAGTGCGGGGTTTCGCTTTTGAGCCCATACAACCGAAACGGCCTGCTTAGCTTCGCTTAAGACAGACCGCCTTCCCCTATGCGGCGTGTTGGGGATGTGCTAGGCTCGAGGCATGAGAAAAATTGCTTTCCCACTCTTGCTCGGTAGTCTTGTTCTGGCTCTTTCGAGCTGCATTATTGTAGGCACCATCCCGGTCTCCAACTTCCGCTTCGACAGCAACTGGCAGCGCAATACCGACGGTCGTTACGTTTTTTGCACCAACAAAACCACCCAGATGCGCTATAAATTCCGTGCACCGGACTCCTCGGTGATCACCTCTATTGAAGAAACGTATGTAGGCTTTGCATCTGAACGTACCCTTACTCTCAACCGCCCCCTGGCCGACCTCACCCGCGATGGAAGCGATCTGGTATTTGTCGGCACTCTAACTTTTGGTCAGGGTGGTGTGCCCCAGAGCCTGCCCTCAGGCGTGAGCCAGCAGTCCATCGTCGTCACCCCCATCACGCCTCCCCCCTCCATCACCGGTAAAACCACGGTCACGGTCACGGTTTCAACCCTGAGTGGTAGCCAGTACTCGGGCTCGTATGTCTATGATGTCTACTCCAACTGCCCCTAGAAAGGACTGTTGAACCCTATGCTTCGCCCGCTCTTGC includes the following:
- a CDS encoding 30S ribosomal protein S1, which encodes MEDQATQTPVETGNEPQVFSMEQALQDAEARLEKTVQRGQIVTGTVVFVTNDGVMVDIGARTEAIIPLNQLTEENLPEEELKNLLKPGDTVTAYVVRADLENGQVVLSKKRAEADQSWVKIQTLFDQGEPVMVEVKEKVKGGLVATVEGIRAFLPASQVDLKRTPELDEYVGQRFLVKIIELNRKKGRVILSRRTVLETEQKAARSQILSSLKEGDIVEGQVVEVTEFGVFVALGGVDGLVHRSEITWGRFNHPKDVVQKGQTVKAKVLSVDTERERVNLSMKALTEDPWLTVSEKHPIGSKLTGKVVGLTQFGAFVEVEPGLEGLIHISELSWTKRPKHPSEILKEGQVVEAQVLRIDPAERRLSLGLKQTQPDPWKSLPDRFPPGTPVKGKVTGLTDFGVFVEIEPGIEGLIHVSELAYERVEKPSELFKKGDEVEAAILQIDPVEQRISLSRKRLLTPPPQAVSIPGDEEGEGRKGRREGKGGERPKRPKGKGGPREGRGRERDFDYGGASGAAAYTNYDPSVVSASTTNVKLGDVFGDLLSQLSLEEDKDKEKA
- a CDS encoding aminopeptidase, translated to METRFAALLAEYCLDLQPGQTVLIEAEPPALPLLEALQAVALQRGAYPLVQIFPAATSRPFFLYGEAWLNQPPLPQLRLMEHVDASLRIESAQNPLELAEVPPARLAQFRTGWRPYAQTRARKRWCLTLYPTAGYAQQAGMSTAGFRAFVERALYLDRLNPIASWRALSAFQAALIERLQKVKEIRIQADGTDLRLRVEGRKWINSDGKRNMPSGEVFTGPLETSAEGEIRFNLPVVVSGQRVEGVRLRFREGRVVEASALAGEAYLHRMLEADPGARCLGELGIGTNFGINRPTGLILYDEKIGGTVHLALGQSYPETGGTNASSIHWDLILDLRQGGRLLADGEVLQEEGRFVGL
- a CDS encoding E3 binding domain-containing protein gives rise to the protein MSEVKITPLARRLAEENGIDWRQIKGTGPDGTVVERDILAFLAKVMAGEVNLPPAPEETAPHTGAIPNMTQAQAALQKEGVQLGDLVPSPAPTPSPLSAAPTMDDIEFDLDLDLDAPAPPVPPAAEAFEEAPTLAPEPPLVPNFDEPEPLVASEPLPTLQWEEPEPAPAPVAPLPEVNPELAGLPPLPTETDLAPPSSAPKLIWETQEVITAPEAPTPPPSPLQAGMSFSNAPEPEVAPAPAYQTPVEAPPVASRQQEASSIPPVEREVSQMPFTAQEAAPASPVEPPAAPQPEPVAPPIAPAPTGVAAIPSTETTPLPKMLRVQAWQRLVEIGPAQSAAQTLSEAWRMEVGVDALLYRAADKALADTQTPMRPTKGSLEGDTLKSLRVAPAQSLRGALDSLRMAADPAEGLVVLSLVDSAFDQVIFPGLSTLTLGRASGGHALLTLSGDLGTELAGKLLERVAYYLERPILLA